From the genome of Miscanthus floridulus cultivar M001 chromosome 10, ASM1932011v1, whole genome shotgun sequence, one region includes:
- the LOC136485734 gene encoding RHOMBOID-like protein 2, translating to MKPAGGGDEEDVQVLVERPSSFSHSHSHQQGASSLPTSTSAAASRPSHHHRHRHRHHQQQVIRARPYYRRWSPWLVSAATVACVAIFLVTMYVNDCPRHNSNCAAGFLGRFAFQPLRENPLLGPSSATLVKMGALDVPKVVHGRQGWRLITCIWLHAGVVHLLINMLCLVIIGIRLEQEFGFVRIGLVYLISGFGGSLMSALFIQSNVSVGASGALFGLIGSMLSELITNWSLYANKVAALLTLVLVIVVNLALGLLPRVDNFAHIGGLISGFLLGFVFFIRPQFAWLTQQRRVSAAAQPDGQPTAAAQLVVPVKRKHKTYQYVLWLAAAVLLVVGFTVATVLLFRGYNANEHCPWCHYLSCVPTKKWRCDASPTTCTGTLQENTLTVICAGGRNQTYVVASPADASQDRINYLCNQLCT from the exons atgaaGCCCGCGGGCGGCGGCGATGAGGAGGACGTGCAGGTGCTGGTGGAGCGGCCGTCCTCCTtctcccactcccactcccaccAGCAGGGCGCCTCCTCCTTGCCTACCAGcaccagcgccgccgccagcAGGCCCTCGCACcatcaccgccaccgccaccgccaccaccagcaGCAGGTGATCAGGGCGCGGCCCTACTACCGGCGCTGGTCGCCGTGGCTCGTGTCCGCCGCCACCGTCGCCTGCGTCGCCATCTTCCTCGTCACCATGTACGTCAACGACTGCCCCCGCCACAACTCCAACTGCGCCGCCGGCTTCCTCGGCCGCTTCGCCTTCCAGCCGCTCCGCGAGAACCCGCTCCTCGGTCCCTCCTCCGCCAC GTTAGTGAAGATGGGTGCCCTCGATGTGCCTAAGGTTGTCCATGGCCGCCAAGGATGGCGTCTGATCACCTGCATTTGGCTCCACGCCGGAGTTGTTCATCTGCTCATCAACATGCTCTGCCTCGTAATCATCGGCATACGCCTCGAGCAAGAATTCGGGTTTG TGAGGATCGGTCTGGTCTACCTCATCTCTGGCTTTGGCGGGAGCCTGATGTCTGCTCTCTTCATACAGTCCAATGTCTCCGTTGGCGCCTCCGGTGCTTTGTTCGGGCTCATTGGCTCCATGCTCTCTGAACTCATAACAAACTGGTCACTGTACGCAAACAAG GTGGCGGCGTTGCTAACGCTGGTGCTGGTGATTGTGGTGAACCTGGCGCTGGGGCTCCTCCCCAGGGTGGACAACTTCGCCCACATCGGCGGCctcatctcgggcttcctcctcGGCTTCGTCTTCTTCATCCGCCCGCAATTCGCCTGGCTCACCCAGCAGAGAAGAGTATCAGCAGCAGCACAACCTGACGGGCAACCAACAGCAGCTGCTCAGCTGGTTGTCCCGGTGAAACGCAAGCACAAGACGTACCAGTACGTGCTGTGGCTGGCCGCCGCCGTGCTGCTCGTCGTCGGGTTCACGGTGGCGACGGTGCTGCTGTTCAGAGGGTACAACGCGAACGAGCACTGCCCATGGTGCCACTACCTCAGCTGCGTGCCGACCAAGAAGTGGAGGTGCGACGCGTCGCCGACCACGTGCACGGGGACGCTGCAGGAGAACACGCTCACCGTCATCTGCGCGGGCGGCAGGAACCAGACGTACGTCGTCGCGTCGCCCGCCGACGCGTCGCAGGACAGGATCAACTACCTCTGCAACCAGCTCTGCACCTAG